One genomic region from Phocoena sinus isolate mPhoSin1 chromosome 3, mPhoSin1.pri, whole genome shotgun sequence encodes:
- the LOC116751108 gene encoding LOW QUALITY PROTEIN: arrestin domain-containing protein 4-like (The sequence of the model RefSeq protein was modified relative to this genomic sequence to represent the inferred CDS: inserted 1 base in 1 codon) — translation MDGEAGSAAGVGSEGRCXEDRRKGCDSSSEAVVGHVLLEAAEPVTLRAQRLEAQGRATAAWGRSAGAADPAAASGMENLTVRLSLREPPAGDGILLLQPGKHEFPFSFQRTSEPLVTSFTWRYGSVQYCVRTVWERPDQRVKRQLQVVSHIDVNPPALLTPVLKTQQKMVGCWFFTSGPVSLSAKTERKGYCNGEATPIYAEIGNCSSRLIVPKAAIFQTQTYVANVRGNHIASGSTGTWNGAQDLQHGTPCCIIRVDYSLAVYIHIPAAKKLMLELPLALCPGKNLSSQSLNSETRPATSLVRRLQPWSRTRTTPGKSCPGGGRTQSPTCHRASTENRPGLGLWITSLRWAAPPAKAPSSARTRTTVHVGCRGALAPDTQTVPRRRAATNAGETRKPRSQRLTRSGATVPSRRGRSHTPQGTIGPEQPGDARSSGGRQTRGQMASRSPGRSPSPTPKLRKPCGGLKPCGARQGKESQASVQPTAPLQPMPWPGLLPWTPPCSGMSLEDPVGQTSPYLSLLSWITDSSLN, via the exons ATGGACGGCGAGGCGGGGTCCGCGGCGGGGGTGGGCTCCGAGGGCCGCT GCGAGGACAGGCGCAAGGGCTGCGACTCGAGCAGCGAGGCTGTGGTTGGGCACGTGCTGCTGGAGGCTGCCGAGCCGGTGACCCTGCGCGCGCAGCGCCTGGAGGCCCAGGGCCGCGCCACCGCCGCCTGGGGCCGGAGCGCCGGCGCCGCGGACCCCGCCGCCGCCTCGGGGATGGAGAACCTGACAGTGCGCCTGAGCCTGCGCGAGCCCCCGGCCGGCGACGGCATCCTCTTACTACAGCCTGGAAAACATGAATTCCCATTCAGCTTTCAACGTACATCGGAACCTTTGGTAACCTCATTCACCTGGAGATATGGAAGTGTTCAGTACTGTGTGAGAACGGTTTGGGAACGACCTGATCAGAGGGTTAAGCGGCAACTCCAGGTCGTCAGTCACATCGATGTCAACCCACCAGCATTACTAACCCCTGTATTGAAAACTCAACAGAAGATGGTTGGCTGTTGGTTTTTCACTTCTGGTCCAGTCTCGCTGAGTGCCAAAACTGAAAGAAAGGGATACTGTAATGGAGAAGCTACTCCAATCTATGCAGAAATAGGGAATTGTTCCTCTCGTCTGATTGTTCCCAAAGCTGCCATTTTCCAGACGCAGACGTATGTGGCAAACGTGCGCGGGAACCACATCGCCTCCGGGAGCACCGGCACCTGGAACGGTGCTCAAGATCTTCAGCACGGGACGCCGTGCTGCATCATCCGAGTCGACTACTCCTTAGCTGTGTATATTCACATTCCTGCTGCTAAAAAATTGATGCTTGAGCTGCCCTTAGCTTTGTGTCCTGGCAAGAATCTATCATCTCAGAGTCTCAACTCTGAAACCAG ACCCGCTACGAGTCTGGTAAGGAGGCTGCAGCCATGGAGCCGCACGCGTACTACACCTGGGAAGAGCTGTCCTGGAGGAGGGCGCACCCAGAGCCCCACATGCCACCGGGCCTCAACCGAGAACAGGCCTGGGCTTGGGCTCTGGATAACTTCCCTGCGCTGGGCCGCCCCTCCTGCCAAAGCCCCCAGTTCTGCGAGGACGCGCACTACTGTGCATGTGGGCTGCCGCGGCGCGCTTGCCCCGGACACGCAGACGGTCCCCAGGCGGAGAGCGGCCACAAACGCTGGCGAGACCCGCAAGCCCAGGAGCCAACGGCTAACCCGGAGTGGAGCGACGGTCCCGTCAAGAAGAGGCCGAAGCCACACACCGCAGGGCACAATCGGGCCTGAACAGCCAGGAGATGCCCGCAGCAGCGGAGGCCGACAGACACGCGGCCAGATGGCCTCCAGGAGCCCAGGACGATCCCCATCCCCTACCCCGAAGCTGCGGAAGCCCTGTGGAGGCTTGAAACCCTGTGGAGCTCGGCAAGGAAAGGAGTCGCAGGCTTCTGTCCAGCCCACGGCGCCCCTTCAACCCATGCCCTGGCCTGGACTTCTCCCCTGGACCCCGCCTTGCTCTGGGATGAGCCTGGAGGACCCTGTGGGGCAGACCAGTCCTTATTTGTCCCTCCTTTCCTGGATTACTGACAGCTCTCTCAATTAG